A genomic window from Tolypothrix sp. PCC 7910 includes:
- a CDS encoding TIGR04168 family protein, producing MTSEITESKNLKIAVVGDVHDQWEDEDGIALKHLGVDLVLFVGDFGNESVEVVRAIASIDIPKAAVMGNHDAWYTATEWGRKKCPYDRTKEDWVQEQLNLLGSAHVGYSKLDFPQWNLTVVGGRPFSWGGPEWRFADICKERYGVNDFEESANKIMAAVKSAAYDTIIFVGHNGPSGLGDRPEDPCGKDWLPIGGDFGDPDFGEAISQALNAGKTIPLVTFGHMHHSLRHTKKELRKPLLKSPEGIFYLNAASVPRIVEIQGNKRRNFSLVSLEAGVVSQVSLVWVGNDYQIVSEEIFYERSRPVVQSA from the coding sequence ATGACCAGTGAGATAACAGAATCAAAAAACCTGAAAATAGCTGTAGTTGGCGACGTTCACGACCAATGGGAAGATGAAGATGGTATTGCACTCAAGCATTTGGGTGTGGACTTAGTGCTGTTTGTGGGGGATTTTGGCAATGAGTCGGTAGAAGTGGTGAGAGCGATCGCTTCTATTGATATTCCCAAAGCCGCCGTAATGGGCAACCACGATGCATGGTACACTGCCACAGAATGGGGACGGAAAAAATGTCCCTATGATCGCACTAAGGAAGACTGGGTACAAGAACAACTCAATTTATTAGGTTCCGCCCATGTTGGTTATAGTAAGCTAGATTTTCCGCAATGGAATTTAACAGTAGTCGGAGGTCGTCCTTTTAGTTGGGGTGGGCCAGAATGGAGATTTGCTGACATCTGCAAAGAACGTTACGGTGTCAACGATTTTGAAGAATCAGCAAATAAAATTATGGCTGCGGTCAAAAGTGCTGCCTACGACACGATTATTTTTGTAGGACACAATGGGCCGAGTGGATTAGGCGATCGCCCTGAAGACCCTTGTGGTAAAGACTGGCTCCCCATTGGTGGCGATTTTGGCGATCCAGATTTTGGCGAAGCAATTTCCCAGGCTCTCAACGCTGGTAAAACCATTCCTCTGGTAACATTTGGACATATGCACCATAGCCTCAGACACACCAAAAAAGAGCTACGCAAGCCACTGCTGAAAAGCCCAGAAGGGATATTTTACTTGAATGCGGCTAGCGTACCCAGAATAGTAGAAATCCAAGGTAACAAGCGGCGGAATTTTTCCCTAGTCTCCCTAGAGGCGGGTGTAGTGTCGCAAGTCTCCCTAGTTTGGGTAGGCAATGATTACCAGATAGTCTCAGAAGAAATTTTTTACGAGCGATCGCGTCCAGTAGTGCAATCTGCGTAG
- a CDS encoding NACHT domain-containing NTPase: protein MQEIRKQIKPYIKEKCGTMRVLDMPKPIELTGKQGIYTNVNILEEITGRRRLKVAELMQSCDHDNFERLGLSRVKQKRVSGLEVVQRYSKLMVLGKPGAGKTTFLKYLAMQCIEGRFQADKVPLFITLKDFAEAPKKLDILKFIVQKLSSCGVTHTNVTVETLLKQGKVLVLLDGLDEVQEEDTKRVLQQIREFSDLFHTNQFIITCRIAAKEYTFESFTEVEMADFDEKQIAIFVQHWFKLTDPVKGKRFIQKLKENKPIQELASSPLLLTLLCLVFGDSGDFPANRSELYQEGLDVLLKKWDAKRNIERDHVYKNLSLQRKEDLLSQIALTTFEQKDYFFKQKTAEAYIVDFIRNLRDADTDPEVLKLDSEAVLKSIEAQHGLLVERAKGIYSFSHLTFQEYFAAREIIANSAYENLVEHITEKRWREIFLLTVSMIRNSDRLLQLIKQETDRLLVNEKNLQSFLIWLDQKSLSIKAPYKPAAIRAFYLRNEFDFRTVYDDFLDVDQGIDLNFEFIEYAEYDFSKLSNYEICFPLDHSLSSLLDKSQMLSSLLKVTNQNNSSFNEHYSYFLNHQLDECFNFIRDPNLYNEMSKLQEQLPALNYGTQSCLDWWQAHGQNWTEKLGKLLKEARNIRHDWQLSDRQINLLCQYCDGNNLLIDCLNSDCYVSQKVRQNIEETLLLPVANL from the coding sequence GTGCAAGAAATCCGCAAACAAATCAAACCCTACATCAAAGAAAAGTGCGGAACCATGCGGGTATTAGATATGCCTAAGCCAATTGAGTTAACAGGAAAGCAAGGTATTTACACAAATGTCAATATTCTGGAGGAAATAACAGGACGAAGACGACTTAAAGTCGCGGAATTAATGCAAAGCTGTGATCATGATAACTTTGAGCGACTTGGACTTAGCCGGGTAAAACAGAAACGAGTCTCAGGATTAGAGGTTGTACAACGTTATAGTAAACTGATGGTTTTAGGTAAACCAGGAGCAGGAAAAACTACTTTTTTAAAATATCTAGCGATGCAGTGTATTGAAGGTAGATTTCAAGCAGACAAAGTTCCCTTGTTTATCACTCTAAAAGATTTTGCAGAAGCACCTAAAAAACTAGACATTTTGAAATTTATTGTTCAAAAATTATCAAGTTGTGGGGTAACTCATACCAATGTGACAGTAGAGACACTCTTGAAACAGGGTAAGGTATTAGTTTTGCTGGATGGATTAGATGAAGTACAAGAGGAAGACACCAAACGTGTCTTACAACAAATTCGGGAATTTTCTGATCTGTTTCATACCAATCAGTTTATAATTACTTGTCGCATTGCTGCTAAAGAATATACATTTGAAAGTTTCACAGAAGTGGAAATGGCAGATTTTGACGAAAAACAAATAGCTATTTTTGTTCAACACTGGTTCAAGTTAACTGATCCAGTTAAAGGTAAAAGATTCATTCAAAAACTGAAGGAGAATAAACCAATTCAAGAACTAGCTAGTAGTCCTTTACTGTTGACACTACTATGTTTAGTGTTTGGGGATAGTGGAGATTTCCCAGCAAATCGTTCTGAATTATATCAAGAAGGGTTAGATGTATTGCTTAAAAAATGGGATGCAAAACGCAATATTGAGCGGGATCACGTATATAAAAATTTATCTTTGCAGCGCAAAGAAGACTTATTGAGCCAAATTGCGTTAACCACTTTTGAGCAGAAAGACTATTTTTTTAAGCAAAAAACGGCCGAAGCATACATTGTTGATTTTATTCGTAACTTACGTGATGCTGACACAGATCCAGAAGTATTGAAACTCGATAGTGAAGCCGTTTTGAAGTCGATTGAAGCACAGCATGGGCTACTAGTAGAACGAGCAAAAGGCATCTATTCATTTTCTCACCTAACGTTTCAAGAGTATTTTGCTGCAAGAGAAATAATTGCTAACTCTGCCTATGAAAATTTGGTAGAGCATATCACAGAGAAACGCTGGCGGGAAATTTTTTTGCTAACTGTTAGTATGATTCGTAACTCTGATAGACTATTGCAATTAATAAAACAGGAAACTGATAGGCTATTGGTTAATGAGAAAAATTTACAAAGTTTTTTAATATGGCTGGATCAGAAATCTCTTTCTATTAAAGCTCCCTATAAACCAGCAGCCATCCGAGCTTTTTATCTGCGAAATGAATTTGATTTTAGAACAGTTTACGATGATTTTTTAGATGTTGATCAAGGGATTGACCTTAATTTTGAATTTATTGAATATGCTGAATATGACTTTAGCAAGCTCTCTAATTATGAGATATGTTTTCCTCTAGATCACTCTCTTAGTAGTCTACTTGATAAATCTCAGATGCTTTCTTCGTTATTGAAAGTTACTAATCAAAATAATAGTTCTTTTAATGAACACTATAGTTATTTTCTAAATCATCAGCTTGATGAATGTTTTAATTTCATTCGTGATCCTAATCTGTATAACGAAATGAGTAAACTACAAGAACAATTACCTGCATTAAATTATGGTACACAATCTTGCTTAGATTGGTGGCAAGCTCATGGTCAGAATTGGACGGAAAAGCTAGGAAAATTATTAAAAGAGGCTCGTAATATTAGACATGACTGGCAGCTGAGCGATAGACAGATTAATTTATTATGTCAGTATTGTGACGGAAATAACTTGCTAATAGATTGCCTCAATAGCGATTGTTATGTAAGCCAAAAAGTTAGGCAGAATATCGAGGAAACTTTACTGTTACCAGTTGCAAATTTATAA
- a CDS encoding flagellar motor protein, with amino-acid sequence MRRRTRSLPINDTFSIWTSFTDLMSNAFMIITLLLLLVIARNSKSINDSRISTGDDEKPTIIELPAEKYEFKSGSAVLPQNLKKDINQNGIILKEIENNIKQIENSNKKVDVIEVIGHTDGEEVGSLNCSDRNGGNLDTKLEEVATRNKDVSILCPGSNADLGLMRALAVVKELQNVQRQRKSGLFKRLKFRSYSAAQLLLPDDQGFAPPDRSDNPKRRRIEIRFAQLGQYKTPGNNR; translated from the coding sequence ATGCGGAGAAGAACAAGAAGTTTACCGATAAATGACACTTTTAGTATCTGGACTTCTTTTACAGATTTAATGTCTAATGCTTTTATGATAATCACCTTGCTATTATTATTAGTGATAGCCAGAAACTCAAAGAGTATCAATGATTCTCGGATATCAACTGGTGATGATGAGAAACCAACAATCATAGAACTACCAGCAGAAAAATATGAGTTTAAGTCAGGTAGCGCAGTTTTACCACAGAATTTGAAAAAAGATATTAATCAAAATGGCATAATTTTAAAAGAAATTGAAAATAATATTAAGCAAATTGAAAATAGTAATAAAAAAGTAGATGTTATTGAAGTTATTGGGCATACAGATGGAGAAGAAGTAGGTTCTTTAAATTGTAGCGATCGCAACGGCGGTAATTTAGATACCAAATTAGAAGAAGTCGCTACTCGTAATAAAGATGTGTCTATTCTTTGCCCAGGTTCTAATGCTGATTTGGGTTTAATGCGCGCCTTAGCAGTAGTGAAAGAACTGCAAAATGTGCAACGTCAAAGAAAATCTGGACTTTTCAAACGGCTGAAATTTAGATCCTATTCTGCGGCACAATTACTGCTACCAGACGATCAAGGTTTTGCGCCACCAGATAGAAGTGATAATCCCAAACGTCGGCGGATTGAAATTCGTTTTGCTCAGTTGGGACAGTATAAAACTCCTGGTAATAACCGCTAA
- a CDS encoding methyl-accepting chemotaxis protein, whose translation MKQLSLRYGVFIICFVLLLLYLITPSFIPWFPFLIVLAFLGLTVKSTIDGIRLKNALLQQVGIIEQKLRSELVQKVQGISRNQYEKINKIALIEKRCSENQELKIWERHKRSYQLLPNSLLALGLLGTFLGITMNLFLISRNTGGELQLQKALPDIIGSMAIAFVSSLAALAGSVFLTKFHPTYDLDLEKDKLLISLEDFLDNDYFISQNQPTVAEQIDVLIKTIDNYAKSLSGFVTTLPKNTQDFQNAVTVASNTLNTSANNFQVVANQSSQSMQTGANVLTNATNNLARLTTTFSDITSSLHNSTKSFDNAIDTLQIYADKLADIGNALANNSSQTQSLIQTNQQSLNHVSDRLLQNANTLSATSQTFNNNISQVTASLTQHTGQVGNHNNRLQNLLGVIENTTQSSNTNIGQVVSVLNQNTSLLGSQINQLQNIAESIDSNAQTMRQIQNNFSDLLSALAQLQKSKF comes from the coding sequence ATGAAGCAACTATCACTGCGCTATGGTGTATTTATAATTTGTTTTGTATTGCTATTACTTTATTTAATTACGCCATCGTTTATTCCTTGGTTTCCTTTTTTAATAGTGCTAGCCTTTTTAGGTTTAACTGTCAAATCTACTATTGATGGGATTCGTCTGAAAAATGCTTTACTTCAACAAGTAGGTATAATAGAACAAAAACTTCGGTCTGAACTTGTCCAGAAAGTTCAAGGTATTAGCAGAAATCAATATGAGAAAATTAATAAAATCGCTTTAATTGAAAAAAGATGTAGCGAAAATCAAGAATTAAAAATTTGGGAACGACATAAACGTTCTTATCAATTACTTCCCAACTCTCTTTTAGCCCTTGGCTTATTGGGGACATTCTTGGGTATAACCATGAATTTATTCTTAATTAGTAGAAATACTGGTGGTGAATTGCAATTACAAAAAGCCTTACCAGATATTATTGGTTCAATGGCGATCGCATTTGTTAGTAGCCTAGCTGCTTTAGCTGGAAGTGTCTTCCTAACGAAGTTTCATCCCACCTATGATTTAGATTTAGAGAAAGATAAACTGCTAATTTCTTTAGAAGATTTTCTTGATAATGATTATTTTATTTCTCAAAATCAGCCAACTGTAGCAGAACAGATAGATGTACTGATTAAGACTATAGATAATTATGCCAAAAGCTTGAGTGGATTTGTGACAACACTACCAAAAAATACTCAAGATTTCCAAAATGCTGTCACAGTAGCTTCTAACACACTCAATACATCTGCGAATAATTTTCAGGTTGTTGCGAATCAATCTTCGCAGTCGATGCAAACAGGCGCTAATGTTTTAACTAATGCAACTAACAACTTAGCAAGATTAACCACAACTTTTTCTGATATCACATCCTCTCTGCATAATTCGACAAAATCTTTCGATAACGCCATAGATACATTACAAATTTATGCAGATAAATTGGCAGATATTGGTAATGCTTTGGCGAATAACTCTTCACAGACCCAAAGTTTAATTCAAACTAATCAACAAAGCCTAAATCATGTGAGCGATCGCCTGCTGCAAAATGCAAATACACTGTCAGCAACTAGCCAAACTTTCAATAATAATATATCTCAGGTAACCGCATCTTTAACGCAGCACACAGGACAAGTAGGTAACCACAATAATAGATTGCAGAATTTACTTGGAGTAATTGAAAATACTACACAATCTTCTAATACTAATATCGGGCAAGTAGTATCAGTATTAAATCAAAATACATCGCTATTAGGTAGTCAAATTAATCAATTGCAGAATATAGCTGAGAGTATCGATAGCAATGCTCAAACTATGAGGCAAATCCAAAATAATTTTTCTGATTTATTGTCAGCATTAGCACAATTACAGAAATCTAAATTTTAG
- a CDS encoding serine/threonine-protein kinase, whose protein sequence is MNTGISKILGGRYEIVALLGEGGFSRTYLAHDLFQSGVQYAVKHFTFSSSNQNEVVTAKQLFQREVTILKNLNGHPQIPKFYEYLEENQEFYLVQQYIQGNTLSKEIKSRQRLEEPEVIKILDKLINILLFVHSNNIIHRDIKPDNIILDDHDNLFLIDFGAVKEIIAKNTRLQKPGTQIYTQGYSPVEQMRGYPQFNSDIYALGMTLIEALTGLEPQALTIDSLGEVIWRNKADVSNWLASILSKMVSYESIARYQSVTEIRQDLNANLSATKLPNTKMMAASFNPYPTSGNSITNVAPYIILSLLSILAILYAAGLLPVKRNNKLNKQHSLLPEKALMVDV, encoded by the coding sequence ATGAATACAGGTATATCAAAAATTCTCGGCGGACGGTACGAAATAGTTGCATTGCTAGGAGAAGGTGGTTTTAGTAGAACTTATCTAGCTCATGACTTGTTTCAGTCTGGAGTTCAGTATGCAGTCAAGCATTTTACCTTCTCCAGCAGTAATCAAAATGAGGTGGTTACAGCCAAGCAACTATTCCAACGTGAAGTCACAATTCTTAAAAACTTAAATGGACATCCGCAGATTCCCAAGTTTTATGAATACTTGGAAGAAAATCAAGAGTTTTACTTGGTTCAACAGTATATTCAAGGAAATACTTTAAGTAAAGAAATCAAATCTCGCCAAAGGCTAGAAGAGCCTGAAGTTATCAAAATATTAGATAAATTAATCAATATTCTTTTATTTGTACATAGCAATAATATTATCCATCGGGATATTAAACCAGATAATATTATTTTGGATGATCATGATAATTTATTTTTAATTGACTTTGGTGCAGTCAAAGAAATTATTGCCAAAAATACTAGGCTACAAAAACCGGGGACACAAATTTATACTCAAGGATATTCTCCAGTAGAGCAAATGCGCGGATATCCGCAATTCAACAGTGATATTTACGCACTAGGAATGACTTTAATTGAGGCACTCACAGGTTTAGAACCTCAAGCTTTAACAATAGATAGCTTAGGAGAAGTTATTTGGAGAAATAAAGCGGATGTTAGTAATTGGCTCGCTAGTATTTTGTCTAAAATGGTTAGTTATGAATCTATTGCGAGATATCAATCAGTTACCGAAATAAGACAAGATTTAAATGCAAATCTATCTGCCACTAAGCTACCAAATACTAAAATGATGGCAGCATCTTTCAATCCATATCCCACAAGTGGCAACTCAATAACTAATGTAGCTCCTTATATAATACTAAGCTTATTATCGATACTGGCTATTCTTTATGCTGCTGGGTTATTACCAGTAAAAAGAAATAATAAGCTAAACAAGCAACATTCTTTATTGCCAGAAAAAGCTTTAATGGTGGATGTTTAA
- a CDS encoding type II toxin-antitoxin system VapC family toxin, translated as MTNSLRCVVDTSVCIKYFIADPLTAKVNQLFSHLANPQAEIYVPDLFYIECANVFWKYVRARMYTAAEIQADLATLKAFPLRVVSTSDLMADAVNIALNYGISAYDASYVALSQQVDATLLTLDNKLVKALSVSSFDVSFFNDFEVPPLV; from the coding sequence ATGACAAATTCTCTCAGATGCGTGGTAGATACCAGTGTGTGCATCAAGTATTTCATTGCTGACCCACTAACTGCTAAAGTTAATCAACTCTTTAGCCATCTTGCCAATCCACAGGCTGAAATTTATGTACCAGACCTGTTTTACATCGAGTGTGCTAACGTTTTCTGGAAATACGTCCGTGCAAGAATGTACACCGCTGCTGAAATACAGGCAGATTTAGCTACTCTCAAAGCCTTTCCCTTGCGTGTTGTCTCTACAAGCGATTTGATGGCAGATGCAGTCAACATCGCCTTAAATTATGGCATTTCAGCCTACGATGCTTCTTATGTTGCGCTTTCACAGCAGGTAGATGCGACTTTGTTGACTCTGGACAATAAGCTGGTGAAAGCATTAAGCGTTTCATCTTTTGATGTTTCGTTTTTCAATGACTTTGAAGTACCACCGTTAGTTTAA
- a CDS encoding helix-turn-helix transcriptional regulator: MGMVRLKIREFAAEKGWTLKEVSDRSGVVYSTLRTYARSPGLATVDFTAIQKLARTFDVMIEELVEVVQE; the protein is encoded by the coding sequence ATGGGAATGGTTAGGCTAAAGATTCGAGAATTTGCTGCGGAGAAGGGCTGGACGCTGAAAGAGGTATCTGACCGTTCTGGTGTGGTTTATAGTACTCTCAGAACCTATGCGCGATCGCCAGGACTTGCAACTGTAGATTTTACCGCAATTCAGAAGTTAGCACGAACTTTTGATGTAATGATTGAGGAATTGGTTGAAGTTGTGCAGGAATAA
- a CDS encoding trypsin-like peptidase domain-containing protein, with translation MINLDVEDRKQLITLLKDIPELATDRSRLQILELAGLKQLTPMIDLSGASFVAINEIVSYLSQYGRLTYDHEVLGLFLNTLKGLVGVQQQEFLDGLLTKYDMMTPIAALPDIDRWKGGETTADVLEKIIGENTLRPIAFLQRGLEVARSVAYIAVQSGYERWSGTGFLVSENLLLTNNHVLPSSDLLLNSVFRFNYEDNFRGQAQPSQEYHVKPSGLLHTNKELDYTLVQLDGEPGQKWGWLPLLSRNIKRRERVNIIQHPAGRPKEISFQNNFVEYVGGNVVQYVTSTLNGSSGSPVFNDGWEVVALHHAGGNIPEPTTQRRYFRNEGILVERILADLPSEIRKLVNLAAN, from the coding sequence ATGATCAATTTAGATGTCGAAGATCGCAAACAACTAATTACCTTACTTAAAGACATACCAGAGTTAGCAACTGATCGCTCGCGTCTACAAATTCTGGAATTGGCTGGTTTGAAACAACTAACACCCATGATTGATCTGTCAGGTGCTTCTTTTGTAGCCATTAACGAAATTGTGAGCTATCTATCACAGTATGGACGATTGACCTATGACCATGAGGTACTAGGGTTATTTCTCAACACTCTCAAGGGCCTTGTCGGGGTTCAGCAGCAAGAATTCCTAGATGGGTTGTTAACAAAGTACGACATGATGACACCGATCGCTGCACTCCCTGATATTGATCGGTGGAAAGGCGGAGAAACGACAGCAGATGTTTTAGAAAAGATTATTGGAGAAAATACGCTACGCCCCATTGCCTTTTTACAAAGAGGATTAGAAGTAGCGCGATCAGTTGCTTATATTGCAGTCCAGTCTGGTTATGAGCGTTGGTCAGGGACAGGCTTTTTAGTGTCTGAAAATTTATTACTTACAAATAATCACGTTTTGCCGAGTTCAGATTTATTATTAAATTCCGTATTTCGTTTTAACTATGAAGATAATTTTCGGGGACAAGCTCAACCAAGCCAAGAATATCACGTAAAGCCTAGTGGACTGTTACATACCAATAAGGAGTTAGACTATACCCTAGTGCAACTTGATGGAGAACCTGGACAGAAATGGGGATGGTTGCCTTTATTATCAAGAAATATCAAGCGCAGAGAGCGAGTGAACATTATTCAGCATCCAGCAGGACGACCCAAAGAAATATCCTTCCAAAACAATTTTGTTGAGTACGTAGGAGGTAATGTGGTGCAGTATGTTACCTCCACGCTAAATGGTTCTTCTGGTTCGCCAGTATTCAACGACGGATGGGAGGTCGTTGCCCTTCATCATGCGGGTGGTAATATTCCTGAACCCACAACTCAAAGACGTTATTTTAGAAACGAAGGTATACTAGTAGAGAGGATTTTAGCAGATTTGCCTTCAGAGATAAGAAAATTGGTAAATTTAGCAGCCAATTAG